One Deinococcus detaillensis DNA segment encodes these proteins:
- a CDS encoding P1 family peptidase gives MNTTLTAVPDFRVGHWTDPVGQTGCTVILPPSEGAVASASFLGPSPATREGVLLSPEKKVERIHGLLLTGGSAFGLAAAGGVVRWLEEQGVGHPTPFARVPIVPAAVIYDLGAGDPKARPDEAAGYFAAQTASSAAVPRGRIGAGTGASIGKYLGPTRAAAGGLGSVYLSRHGVSVGALAVVNPIGDVYSPAGELLAGPGVGPGAAAFTPGDVENTTLLVIVTQHSLTKNDARRLADAAQAALARVIRPSHTYWDGDSAFVLSSAALPAADPLLLGTLVQEAAALAVADAVLSQRE, from the coding sequence ATGAACACCACCCTGACCGCCGTTCCCGACTTCCGCGTGGGCCACTGGACAGACCCAGTCGGCCAAACCGGCTGCACCGTGATTTTGCCGCCGAGTGAGGGCGCGGTGGCTTCGGCCAGCTTCCTTGGCCCCAGCCCTGCCACCCGCGAGGGCGTGCTGCTCTCGCCCGAAAAGAAAGTGGAGCGCATTCACGGCCTGCTGCTGACCGGCGGCAGCGCCTTTGGCCTCGCGGCAGCGGGCGGGGTGGTGCGCTGGCTGGAGGAGCAGGGCGTGGGCCACCCCACCCCGTTTGCCCGCGTGCCGATCGTGCCCGCCGCCGTGATTTACGACCTCGGCGCGGGCGACCCTAAGGCGCGGCCCGATGAAGCGGCGGGCTACTTTGCCGCCCAGACTGCCAGCTCGGCAGCCGTGCCGCGTGGGCGCATTGGGGCCGGAACCGGGGCCAGCATCGGCAAGTATCTGGGGCCAACTCGGGCGGCAGCGGGCGGGCTGGGCAGCGTTTATCTGTCGCGGCACGGGGTCAGCGTGGGAGCGCTGGCGGTGGTCAATCCGATTGGCGACGTGTACAGCCCAGCGGGAGAGCTGTTGGCCGGGCCGGGGGTGGGGCCGGGCGCGGCGGCTTTTACACCCGGCGACGTCGAAAACACCACCCTGCTGGTGATCGTTACCCAGCACTCGCTCACCAAAAACGACGCCCGGCGCTTGGCGGACGCGGCTCAAGCAGCTCTGGCCCGCGTGATTCGCCCCAGCCACACTTACTGGGACGGAGACAGCGCTTTCGTGCTGAGCAGCGCGGCCCTACCCGCCGCCGATCCCTTGCTGCTCGGCACGCTGGTGCAGGAAGCGGCGGCGCTGGCTGTCGCCGACGCGGTGCTGTCGCAGCGGGAATAA